One genomic window of Magnolia sinica isolate HGM2019 chromosome 3, MsV1, whole genome shotgun sequence includes the following:
- the LOC131240548 gene encoding pentatricopeptide repeat-containing protein At4g33170 isoform X2 encodes MPFRANLSRPSLLRFHFSSLPFPETPTSLSASTTPCFAILRTAISSKSLRLGQCTHARIIVSGLTPDRFLTNNLINMYCKCGSLTSARHLFDKIPNRDLVTWNSILAGYALSHDTAQQGLLLFLLMRRSAVSPSRLTLAPVLKICLHSGFLDTSETVHSYAVKIGLDCDVFVSAALVNIYSKFGRIEDARYLFDEMSERDVVLWNIMIKAYLQLGLENEAISLFSALHRCGLGPDDVSVQSILNRVSEKENVEQVRAYAIKACLFEENSNIIGWNKTMTGFLQGSENGAVIECFMEIMRFNVGYDKVTFVIVLSAIAGASDLKAGEQIHSVVVKTGLSLDVAVMNNLINVYAKTGCLDYARKVFDEMEELDLVSWNSMISGYVQSGLAEESVALFLGLLRDGAIPDQFTLASILRASSALAGGSILGKQVHVLAVKSGHFIDVFVLTSLIDAYAKNGEIEEAEVIFCNLNGFDLGSWNAMIAGYVMNNDSIRALNLISLIWKHGERLNQFTLATAIKACSCLVAIEQGKQIHAHAIKLGFDSDLCVSSGIMDMYIKCGDMRDAILVFDDIPEPDEVAWTAMISGCVENGDDDHALQLYQRMRRLGVLPDEFTFATLIKACSCLAVLEQGRQIHVNAIKLDCALDTFVGTSIIDMYAKCGCIEDSFRVFKKMGTKNVASWNAMLVGFAQHGNGDEALDLFRKMKCWGIRPDWITFIGVLSACSHAGGLVSEAHMYFNSMSKDYGIEPRTEHYSCLVDVLGRAGLVKEAEKLIESMPFDPSASMCRALLGACRVKGDTEVGKRVAARLLDLEPSDSAAYVLMSNIYASASRWGDAADARKTMRLKNVKKDPGYSWIEVKNRVHLFVAGDRSHPEVTAIYDKVEDLMRRIGDMGYVADTDFVLLDVEEEEKERALYYHSERLAIAYALISTPTPMRIRIIKNLRICGDCHNAIKYISKVVGREIVLRDANRFHCFRDGSCSCGDYW; translated from the coding sequence ATGCCATTCCGAGccaatctcagccgtccatctcTCCTCCGCTTTCACTTCTCTTCCCTTCCATTTCCAGAAACGCCCACATCTCTCTCCGCATCGACAACACCATGCTTCGCCATCCTACGCACTGCCATCTCGTCCAAATCCCTCCGCCTCGGACAATGCACACACGCTCGCATTATAGTATCCGGCCTCACTCCCGACCGCTTCCTCACCAACAACCTCATCAACATGTATTGCAAATGTGGGTCTCTTACCTCCGCACGACACCTGTTTGACAAAATCCCCAACCGAGACCTCGTTACATGGAACTCGATCCTCGCAGGCTATGCTCTCTCCCATGACACAGCCCAGCAAGGCCTTCTCCTTTTCCTCCTTATGCGCAGATCCGCAGTCTCCCCCAGCCGGCTCACGTTAGCTCCAGTCCTTAAGATATGCTTGCACTCGGGTTTCCTCGATACGTCAGAAACTGTCCATTCTTATGCTGTGAAGATTGGTTTGGATTGCGACGTCTTCGTCTCGGCTGCTCTTGTCAATATATATTCGAAATTCGGACGGATCGAGGATGCTCGATAcctatttgatgaaatgtctgagAGAGATGTTGTGTTGTGGAATATAATGATTAAGGCGTACTTGCAATTGGGTCTCGAGAATGAAGCTATTTCTCTGTTCTCGGCATTGCACCGGTGCGGGCTGGGCCCGGATGATGTTAGTGTTCAGTCCATCCTCAACAGGGTTTCTGAGAAGGAGAATGTCGAGCAGGTTCGGGCGTATGCGATTAAGGCATGTTTGTTTGAAGAGAACTCAAACATAATTGGCTGGAATAAAACCATGACTGGGTTTTTACAAGGCAGCGAGAATGGGGCTGTGATCGAATGCTTTATGGAGATTATGAGATTCAATGTAGGATATGACAAAGTGACGTTTGTGATTGTTCTCAGTGCAATCGCAGGTGCTAGTGATTTGAAAGCTGGGGAGCAGATCCATAGTGTGGTTGTAAAAACCGGGTTAAGTTTGGATGTTGCCGTCATGAATAATCTCATCAACGTGTATGCGAAGACCGGCTGTTTGGATTATGCGAGGAAGGTGTTTGACGAGATGGAAGAATTGGATCTGGTTTCATGGAATTCAATGATATCAGGTTATGTGCAGAGTGGTTTGGCGGAAGAATCCGTTGCCCTTTTCTTGGGTCTTTTGCGGGACGGTGCAATCCCTGATCAGTTTACACTGGCAAGCATTCTTCGGGCCTCTTCAGCTCTTGCCGGAGGCTCCATTTTGGGTAAACAAGTTCATGTTCTTGCAGTGAAAAGTGGTCATTTCATAGACGTCTTTGTTTTGACGTCGCTCATCGATGCTTATGCTAAGAATGGCGAGATAGAAGAAGCAGAAGTCATTTTTTGCAACCTGAATGGATTTGATTTGGGTTCTTGGAATGCTATGATTGCGGGGTATGTAATGAACAATGACAGTATTAGGGCATTGAATCTTATCTCTTTGATTTGGAAGCATGGCGAGAGATTGAACCAGTTCACATTAGCAACAGCCATTAAGGCCTGTAGTTGCTTGGTTGCTATTGAACAAGGGAAGCAAATCCACGCGCATGCAATAAAGCTTGGGTTCGATTCGGATTTATGCGTTAGTAGTGGGATCATGGACATGTACATTAAGTGTGGAGACATGAGAGACGCCATTCTTGTTTTCGATGACATACCTGAGCCCGATGAGGTCGCTTGGACGGCCATGATCTCGGGATGTGTGGAGAATGGAGACGATGACCATGCTCTACAGCTCTACCAACGAATGAGGCGCTTGGGGGTCCTGCCCGACGAATTCACATTCGCTACACTCATCAAAGCATGCTCGTGCTTGGCTGTGTTAGAGCAGGGGAGGCAAATCCATGTGAACGCTATTAAGTTAGACTGTGCATTAGACACCTTCGTGGGGACTTCGATCATCGACATGTATGCGAAATGTGGGTGCATCGAGGACTCATTCCGTGTGTTCAAGAAGATGGGCACGAAGAATGTCGCATCTTGGAATGCAATGCTTGTGGGTTTTGCTCAACATGGCAACGGTGACGAAGCCCTCGATCTCTTTAGAAAGATGAAGTGTTGGGGCATTCGACCCGATTGGATTACTTTCATTGGAGTTCTTTCAGCTTGTAGTCATGCCGGTGGCTTAGTATCTGAAGCTCACATGTACTTCAATTCGATGAGTAAGGATTATGGCATTGAGCCGAGAACAGAGCATTATTCTTGCCTAGTTGATGTTCTTGGCCGCGCGGGGCTTGTGAAAGAAGCAGAAAAGCTCATTGAATCAATGCCTTTTGATCCTTCTGCCTCGATGTGTAGAGCGTTGCTTGGTGCTTGTAGAGTTAAAGGGGACACAGAGGTGGGAAAGCGGGTGGCAGCTCGTCTTTTGGATTTGGAGCCATCTGATTCAGCCGCTTATGTTCTCATGTCAAACATCTATGCCTCAGCCAGCCGATGGGGTGATGCGGCGGATGCTAGGAAGACAATGAGATTGAAGAATGTGAAAAAAGACCCGGGTTATAGCTGGATTGAAGTGAAAAACAGGGTCCATTTGTTCGTAGCGGGTGATAGGTCCCACCCAGAAGTGACTGCCATATATGATAAGGTGGAAGATCTGATGAGACGCATTGGAGATATGGGATACGTGGCTGATACCGATTTTGTGCTGCTCGATGTAGAGGAGGAGGAAAAAGAGCGGGCCCTTTACTATCACAGCGAGAGGCTGGCGATTGCTTATGCGCTGATAAGTacaccaactccaatgaggattCGAATAATAAAGAACCTTCGCATTTGTGGTGATTGCCACAATGCGATCAAGTACATATCGAAGGTTGTAGGCCGCGAGATCGTGTTGAGAGACGCAAATCGCTTTCATTGCTTTAGGGATGGAAGCTGCTCTTGTGGGGATTATTGGTAA
- the LOC131240548 gene encoding pentatricopeptide repeat-containing protein At4g33170 isoform X1: MPFRANLSRPSLLRFHFSSLPFPETPTSLSASTTPCFAILRTAISSKSLRLGQCTHARIIVSGLTPDRFLTNNLINMYCKCGSLTSARHLFDKIPNRDLVTWNSILAGYALSHDTAQQGLLLFLLMRRSAVSPSRLTLAPVLKICLHSGFLDTSETVHSYAVKIGLDCDVFVSAALVNIYSKFGRIEDARYLFDEMSERDVVLWNIMIKAYLQLGLENEAISLFSALHRCGLGPDDVSVQSILNRVSEKENVEQVRAYAIKACLFEENSNIIGWNKTMTGFLQGSENGAVIECFMEIMRFNVGYDKVTFVIVLSAIAGASDLKAGEQIHSVVVKTGLSLDVAVMNNLINVYAKTGCLDYARKVFDEMEELDLVSWNSMISGYVQSGLAEESVALFLGLLRDGAIPDQFTLASILRASSALAGGSILGKQVHVLAVKSGHFIDVFVLTSLIDAYAKNGEIEEAEVIFCNLNGFDLGSWNAMIAGYVMNNDSIRALNLISLIWKHGERLNQFTLATAIKACSCLVAIEQGKQIHAHAIKLGFDSDLCVSSGIMDMYIKCGDMRDAILVFDDIPEPDEVAWTAMISGCVENGDDDHALQLYQRMRRLGVLPDEFTFATLIKACSCLAVLEQGRQIHVNAIKLDCALDTFVGTSIIDMYAKCGCIEDSFRVFKKMGTKNVASWNAMLVGFAQHGNGDEALDLFRKMKCWGIRPDWITFIGVLSACSHAGGLVSEAHMYFNSMSKDYGIEPRTEHYSCLVDVLGRAGLVKEAEKLIESMPFDPSASMCRALLGACRVKGDTEVGKRVAARLLDLEPSDSAAYVLMSNIYASASRWGDAADARKTMRLKNVKKDPGYSWIEVKNRVHLFVAGDRSHPEVTAIYDKVEDLMRRIGDMGYVADTDFVLLDVEEEEKERALYYHSERLAIAYALISTPTPMRIRIIKNLRICGDCHNAIKYISKVVGREIVLRDANRFHCFRDGSCSCGDYW, translated from the exons ATGCCATTCCGAGccaatctcagccgtccatctcTCCTCCGCTTTCACTTCTCTTCCCTTCCATTTCCAGAAACGCCCACATCTCTCTCCGCATCGACAACACCATGCTTCGCCATCCTACGCACTGCCATCTCGTCCAAATCCCTCCGCCTCGGACAATGCACACACGCTCGCATTATAGTATCCGGCCTCACTCCCGACCGCTTCCTCACCAACAACCTCATCAACATGTATTGCAAATGTGGGTCTCTTACCTCCGCACGACACCTGTTTGACAAAATCCCCAACCGAGACCTCGTTACATGGAACTCGATCCTCGCAGGCTATGCTCTCTCCCATGACACAGCCCAGCAAGGCCTTCTCCTTTTCCTCCTTATGCGCAGATCCGCAGTCTCCCCCAGCCGGCTCACGTTAGCTCCAGTCCTTAAGATATGCTTGCACTCGGGTTTCCTCGATACGTCAGAAACTGTCCATTCTTATGCTGTGAAGATTGGTTTGGATTGCGACGTCTTCGTCTCGGCTGCTCTTGTCAATATATATTCGAAATTCGGACGGATCGAGGATGCTCGATAcctatttgatgaaatgtctgagAGAGATGTTGTGTTGTGGAATATAATGATTAAGGCGTACTTGCAATTGGGTCTCGAGAATGAAGCTATTTCTCTGTTCTCGGCATTGCACCGGTGCGGGCTGGGCCCGGATGATGTTAGTGTTCAGTCCATCCTCAACAGGGTTTCTGAGAAGGAGAATGTCGAGCAGGTTCGGGCGTATGCGATTAAGGCATGTTTGTTTGAAGAGAACTCAAACATAATTGGCTGGAATAAAACCATGACTGGGTTTTTACAAGGCAGCGAGAATGGGGCTGTGATCGAATGCTTTATGGAGATTATGAGATTCAATGTAGGATATGACAAAGTGACGTTTGTGATTGTTCTCAGTGCAATCGCAGGTGCTAGTGATTTGAAAGCTGGGGAGCAGATCCATAGTGTGGTTGTAAAAACCGGGTTAAGTTTGGATGTTGCCGTCATGAATAATCTCATCAACGTGTATGCGAAGACCGGCTGTTTGGATTATGCGAGGAAGGTGTTTGACGAGATGGAAGAATTGGATCTGGTTTCATGGAATTCAATGATATCAGGTTATGTGCAGAGTGGTTTGGCGGAAGAATCCGTTGCCCTTTTCTTGGGTCTTTTGCGGGACGGTGCAATCCCTGATCAGTTTACACTGGCAAGCATTCTTCGGGCCTCTTCAGCTCTTGCCGGAGGCTCCATTTTGGGTAAACAAGTTCATGTTCTTGCAGTGAAAAGTGGTCATTTCATAGACGTCTTTGTTTTGACGTCGCTCATCGATGCTTATGCTAAGAATGGCGAGATAGAAGAAGCAGAAGTCATTTTTTGCAACCTGAATGGATTTGATTTGGGTTCTTGGAATGCTATGATTGCGGGGTATGTAATGAACAATGACAGTATTAGGGCATTGAATCTTATCTCTTTGATTTGGAAGCATGGCGAGAGATTGAACCAGTTCACATTAGCAACAGCCATTAAGGCCTGTAGTTGCTTGGTTGCTATTGAACAAGGGAAGCAAATCCACGCGCATGCAATAAAGCTTGGGTTCGATTCGGATTTATGCGTTAGTAGTGGGATCATGGACATGTACATTAAGTGTGGAGACATGAGAGACGCCATTCTTGTTTTCGATGACATACCTGAGCCCGATGAGGTCGCTTGGACGGCCATGATCTCGGGATGTGTGGAGAATGGAGACGATGACCATGCTCTACAGCTCTACCAACGAATGAGGCGCTTGGGGGTCCTGCCCGACGAATTCACATTCGCTACACTCATCAAAGCATGCTCGTGCTTGGCTGTGTTAGAGCAGGGGAGGCAAATCCATGTGAACGCTATTAAGTTAGACTGTGCATTAGACACCTTCGTGGGGACTTCGATCATCGACATGTATGCGAAATGTGGGTGCATCGAGGACTCATTCCGTGTGTTCAAGAAGATGGGCACGAAGAATGTCGCATCTTGGAATGCAATGCTTGTGGGTTTTGCTCAACATGGCAACGGTGACGAAGCCCTCGATCTCTTTAGAAAGATGAAGTGTTGGGGCATTCGACCCGATTGGATTACTTTCATTGGAGTTCTTTCAGCTTGTAGTCATGCCGGTGGCTTAGTATCTGAAGCTCACATGTACTTCAATTCGATGAGTAAGGATTATGGCATTGAGCCGAGAACAGAGCATTATTCTTGCCTAGTTGATGTTCTTGGCCGCGCGGGGCTTGTGAAAGAAGCAGAAAAGCTCATTGAATCAATGCCTTTTGATCCTTCTGCCTCGATGTGTAGAGCGTTGCTTGGTGCTTGTAGAGTTAAAGGGGACACAGAGGTGGGAAAGCGGGTGGCAGCTCGTCTTTTGGATTTGGAGCCATCTGATTCAGCCGCTTATGTTCTCATGTCAAACATCTATGCCTCAGCCAGCCGATGGGGTGATGCGGCGGATGCTAGGAAGACAATGAGATTGAAGAATGTGAAAAAAGACCCGGGTTATAGCTGGATTGAAGTGAAAAACAGGGTCCATTTGTTCGTAGCGGGTGATAGGTCCCACCCAGAAGTGACTGCCATATATGATAAGGTGGAAGATCTGATGAGACGCATTGGAGATATGGGATACGTGGCTGATACCGATTTTGTGCTGCTCGATGTAGAGGAGGAGGAAAAAGAGCGGGCCCTTTACTATCACAGCGAGAGGCTGGCGATTGCTTATGCGCTGATAAGTacaccaactccaatgaggattCGAATAATAAAGAACCTTCGCATTTGTGGTGATTGCCACAATGCGATCAAGTACATATCGAAGGTTGTAGGCCGCGAGATCGTGTTGAGAGACGCAAATCGCTTTCATTGCTTTAGGGATGGAAGCTGCTCTTGTGGGGATTATTG gtga